TTAAAACACCAATATGTTCATGATGCAATTCTAGAATTTCATTATTCAAAATTCTCAGCTCCTTTTTATATTTTTATAAACACATTATACATTTTATTTTAAAAATTGTAAATAATTATTATAGTTTTTAAAAAATGTAAATAGTTTTGTTTGTTTTTTTAATATTTTCAAAAAAAATAGTCATATACTTTCATTTTTCAGAAAGAATACACTTGAAAAATTTGGTATAATAAAAGAAATAATAAGTCAAGGAGCTTTACTATGGAAAAAAATGATATCAATCAACTCATGATTAATTTAGCAAAAGACTACTATATTGAAGATATTCCCATCACAACTCTGACCAATAAATATGAATTAAGTCGATACAAAATATTAAAATATCTAAATGATGCCAAAGAGCAAGGAATCATTACCATCAACATACAAGCTCCTTATGAGCGAAATTATGAACTAGAGAGATTATTAGGTTCTATGTTTGATACTTCTTTTTTTATCCTCAAAGAAAGTGAAGATCTGACAAACTCCAATTACTATTTTTGGAAATTTTCAGCTGAAATTATCGAAGATTACATCGTCCAAGCAAATGTTGTCTCTCTATCCTGGGGTGATTCCATCTATCAAATTATTGAACAATTTAAACCCGCTATTACCGAAAATTTAGTTTTCACACAATTTGTTGGTGAGATAGGAAAATACCATTCTTTAGCAGGCTCTATGAGATTAGTTCAAAAAGCTGCTTCAAAATTTGAAGCAAATTACTTAACACTCACAGCCCCGCTTTATATCATTAATAACCAAGCAAGAGAACTTCTTGCACTGGAACCTTTACTGCAAAAAACGTTAGTTACGGCAGAAAAATCCGATGTCATTTTAACTGCTGTCGCAACACCTGCTTCTATCACGAGTGTTGATTCATGGAACCAAAATAAACATTTACTTTTTGGTGACTCTTTTAATCAAACATGTGGATTCGCTTATGGTAGACCTTTTGACGGGTACGGAAATATTCTAAATTTAGAAAATGATAAAACATTTGGTCTGTCACTTGAACAAATATTCAAAATACCAAAAAGAGTCTGTGTTAACAATAATAGGTTTAAAACTGGTGCTCTAATTGGCGCATTAAGAGGAAACTTCTTTACCCATATGTTTCTAAATGAGAAAAGTGCGCTTAGTATCCTTGACCAATTAGAACAATAACTACTATGTATTGTGCTATTAATTTTCTTTTGTTGTA
This genomic stretch from Vagococcus sp. CY52-2 harbors:
- a CDS encoding sugar-binding domain-containing protein gives rise to the protein MEKNDINQLMINLAKDYYIEDIPITTLTNKYELSRYKILKYLNDAKEQGIITINIQAPYERNYELERLLGSMFDTSFFILKESEDLTNSNYYFWKFSAEIIEDYIVQANVVSLSWGDSIYQIIEQFKPAITENLVFTQFVGEIGKYHSLAGSMRLVQKAASKFEANYLTLTAPLYIINNQARELLALEPLLQKTLVTAEKSDVILTAVATPASITSVDSWNQNKHLLFGDSFNQTCGFAYGRPFDGYGNILNLENDKTFGLSLEQIFKIPKRVCVNNNRFKTGALIGALRGNFFTHMFLNEKSALSILDQLEQ